The following are encoded in a window of Pseudomonas sp. St316 genomic DNA:
- a CDS encoding TetR/AcrR family transcriptional regulator, whose amino-acid sequence MSNNPPIPSGPGRPKDLAKRQAILDAAKRLFLSMGYASTSMDAVATEAGVSKLTVYSHFNDKETLFSAAVIAKCEEQVPPLFFEWPDGVPIEHVLLNIARGFHQLVSSKESLNLHRLIMALGSQDPKLSTIFYEAGPQRMLSGMERLLIKVNQIGALSIDKPRNAAEHFFCLIKGAANFRLLSGCGPALEPEAAEAHVQEVVGLFMRAYRP is encoded by the coding sequence ATGTCGAACAATCCTCCAATCCCCTCCGGCCCCGGCCGTCCCAAGGACCTGGCCAAGCGCCAGGCCATTCTCGACGCGGCGAAGCGCTTGTTCCTGAGTATGGGTTACGCCAGTACCAGCATGGACGCCGTCGCTACCGAGGCTGGGGTCTCGAAGCTGACGGTCTACAGCCACTTCAACGACAAGGAGACGCTGTTTTCCGCTGCTGTGATCGCCAAGTGCGAAGAACAGGTGCCGCCGCTGTTTTTCGAATGGCCGGACGGCGTTCCGATCGAACACGTGCTGCTGAACATCGCCCGTGGTTTTCACCAGCTCGTCAGCAGCAAGGAATCGTTGAACCTGCATCGGCTGATCATGGCCCTGGGCAGCCAGGACCCGAAGCTGTCGACGATTTTCTACGAAGCAGGCCCACAGCGGATGCTCTCAGGCATGGAACGGCTGCTGATCAAGGTCAATCAGATCGGTGCCCTGAGCATCGATAAACCGCGCAATGCCGCCGAGCATTTCTTCTGCCTGATCAAGGGCGCGGCGAATTTCCGGCTGTTGTCTGGCTGCGGCCCGGCCCTGGAACCGGAAGCCGCCGAGGCTCATGTGCAGGAAGTGGTGGGGTTGTTCATGCGGGCTTATCGGCCGTAG
- a CDS encoding class I SAM-dependent methyltransferase, translating into MSEQPAACRIHVEALAPAFQPQAEHWAERLGLPLQVDDGEFALQVGEQGLQLQQLGPDAPGPVRVDFVEGGAAHRRLYGGGSGQMIAKAVGIAQGVRPRVLDATAGLGKDAFVLASLGCEMSLIERQPLIGALLEDGLARAAEDFDVAPIVARMRLLKGNSIEVMRNWEGEPPQVIYLDPMFPHREKTALVKKEMRLFRPLVGDDPDAPALLAAALALATHRVVVKRPRKAPCIEGPKPSHGLDGKSSRYDIYPKKALKA; encoded by the coding sequence TGGCCCCGGCCTTCCAACCGCAGGCCGAGCATTGGGCCGAACGGCTTGGCCTGCCATTGCAAGTGGACGATGGCGAGTTTGCCTTGCAGGTCGGCGAGCAGGGCTTGCAGTTGCAGCAACTGGGCCCGGACGCGCCGGGGCCTGTGCGCGTGGACTTCGTCGAGGGCGGTGCGGCCCATCGGCGCTTGTATGGCGGTGGCAGCGGCCAGATGATCGCCAAGGCGGTCGGCATTGCCCAAGGTGTGCGTCCACGGGTACTGGATGCCACGGCCGGGTTGGGCAAGGATGCGTTTGTGCTGGCCAGCCTGGGCTGCGAAATGAGCCTGATCGAGCGTCAACCGCTGATTGGGGCCCTGCTGGAGGATGGCCTGGCCCGTGCGGCGGAGGACTTCGACGTGGCGCCGATCGTGGCGCGCATGCGGTTGCTCAAGGGCAATTCCATCGAGGTGATGCGCAACTGGGAAGGCGAGCCGCCCCAGGTGATCTACCTGGACCCGATGTTTCCCCATCGGGAGAAAACCGCCCTGGTGAAGAAGGAAATGCGCCTGTTCCGTCCCCTGGTGGGCGATGACCCGGACGCCCCGGCGCTGCTCGCTGCGGCCCTGGCCCTGGCGACTCACCGGGTGGTGGTCAAGCGCCCCCGCAAGGCCCCGTGCATCGAAGGGCCGAAGCCGAGCCATGGGCTCGATGGCAAATCCAGCCGCTACGACATCTACCCCAAGAAAGCGCTCAAGGCCTGA